In Bdellovibrio svalbardensis, the sequence TCCGCAGCTGACGGATTGGTTTCAGCCATCAAGTCGGTAATTTTTCTTTTTGATATTGGCGGCAGACAACTCAAAAGACTTTCAATTTGCTCTGGAGGACTGCCATGAAGCGCATAAGCCAGAGTCATAGGTTGGACGCGAGAAAAAATCTCCACGAGATATTGCCCGTCCCAGCTATATACACGAGTGATCGTTAAAATTTTCTTGCGGAGAGCCTCTTCCCAAATGGGACTTTCCCCTGCAATTAAAGTTAAAAACTGCTCACGCTTTGCAACTGGAGACGTCTCCAGCAATTGAAGCAGTTGATAAAATCCACCTTTTTTCTTATATCGATCTAACATACCCATAGCAATTTTATCGGTAATGTAATCCAAGACTAAAGCTGGGGGACACACTATTTTGGTTATAAAAAAAGAATCATTGGCTTGAAAAATAATCGGCTTTTCAGTGTTTAAGAGTTCCACACTTTTAGAAGAATTGAAAATCATCGTCCCAAAATGAAAAAAGCAAGGCACCTCATTCTGAGACTTTCTATTGCGAAAGCCTCAAGGTCCTTGCTTCTATTTCGCTCGGTGCGTGGCCTATTACAAGCTACTGCACTTGTATGACAAACTCACGCTTGTACCTGGGGCAAGATACTGATTGAACTTCAACACTTTTCCATCCAAGTAGTGAGACACCGGAGCACCCGACACTGTCACCACAAGTTCTTCAGGATTAGCACAATTCAACATCACATCTTTAATCGCACTCTCAATTCGCGTCTGAATGTTGCCAAGCTGTCCCGTGTAGTTCTCAGAGCAAATATCCGCAGATACACC encodes:
- a CDS encoding FliG C-terminal domain-containing protein, with translation MGMLDRYKKKGGFYQLLQLLETSPVAKREQFLTLIAGESPIWEEALRKKILTITRVYSWDGQYLVEIFSRVQPMTLAYALHGSPPEQIESLLSCLPPISKRKITDLMAETNPSAAEKGTCVSKMVSEVRGFVSQGIIRLEKVDPELHIPENIEELLNSSVHSIPVYSNEPAKKDSAPNIVGESDDNPAAQQEMDFLKRKVNQLASEVNALKHENTVLKDKLSQIKKIA